In a single window of the Dreissena polymorpha isolate Duluth1 chromosome 3, UMN_Dpol_1.0, whole genome shotgun sequence genome:
- the LOC127874678 gene encoding nuclear apoptosis-inducing factor 1-like, whose translation MADKMNKGKRKPNWSETDIACLVQACTDNNSLLVSKMTIEVTNKKKEEFWADTCEKVNSVGLSSREVDEIIKKWTDLKSQAKKKRKEQAAGSESNRRRQNQHLSHRLGAEDSSHSTRRNTGGNRRWIRHVSVQFML comes from the exons ATGGCCGACAAAATGAACAAGGGGAAACGAAAGCCCAATTGGTCGGAGACGGACATCGCCTGTTTAGTGCAGGCATGCACGGACAATAACTCGTTATTGGTCAGTAAAATGACTATTGAAGTGACGAACAAGAAAAAAGAAGAGTTCTGGGCGGACACCTGTGAGAA AGTGAACAGCGTTGGCTTGAGCAGCCGCGAAGTTGACGAAATAATAAAGAAGTGGACGGACCTTAAG AGTCaagcgaaaaaaaaaagaaaagaacaggCGGCGGGAAGCGAGTCTAACAGGAGGCGGCAAAACCAGCATCTGTCTCACAGACTGGGAGCAGAag ATAGTAGCCATTCTACCAGAAGAAACACTGGTGGGAATCGACGGTGGATTAGACACGTTTCAGTCCAGTTCAT GCTCTAA
- the LOC127872081 gene encoding uncharacterized protein LOC127872081 — MAAIEALDVARPRERRLFRQRKGFSDLRDAEILSRYRLDRQSIYRLVDLLRDDLQKPTRRSKSIPVLTQVLVSLRYLAKGDFLSEVADLHGISRSSACNIIAAFVDAVNLRIDNVK, encoded by the exons ATGGCGGCCATAGAAGCGTTAGACGTCGCACGACCGAGAGAAAGGAGGCTGTTTCGACAAAGAAAGGGGTTCAGTGATCTTAGAGACGCTGAAATATTGAGTCGCTATCGATTAGATCGACAATCCATTTATCGGCTTGTCGATTTGTTAAGGGACGATCTACAAAAACCGACGAGAAGATCGAAGTCCATACCTGTCCTAACGCAG GTGCTTGTGAGTCTAAGGTACTTGGCGAAAGGTGATTTTCTGTCTGAGGTTGCTGACCTTCATGGAATTAGCAG GTCCAGTGCATGCAATATTATTGCAGCCTTTGTTGATGCTGTTAATTTAAGAATTGATAATGTAAAGTAa